Proteins encoded by one window of Thermococcus sp. EP1:
- a CDS encoding DUF3800 domain-containing protein, with product MLNVVLFIFSDESGQVKKGGYYLRSALVIPEREYFNASEAFFNLKNEYGIPLNDELKAADLWTLKRYLEIANEEGYKKQKKKYENLVKEKPWLSTENKGYAHYLEFFEKSLALLPESTCIIIVWTYFFDTTFKPQNEIEKDFLRTIMLRIEDCLREREEYGIIIYDEGLFKELSAVYNDIFFNPKYFEKYSRIKDSVAFEVSKYSFGLQLVDYVSNVTYNAIRNFSTSNKLFRKYLKSKVRRVKSYSIRQTGFVPLYVSRYHGKNNEGEELIEKVMERLGLT from the coding sequence GTGTTGAATGTGGTTTTATTTATTTTCTCAGATGAAAGTGGACAGGTTAAAAAAGGAGGTTATTACTTAAGAAGTGCACTTGTGATTCCAGAGAGAGAGTACTTCAACGCTTCTGAAGCATTTTTCAACCTAAAAAATGAGTATGGCATACCCTTAAATGATGAGCTAAAAGCTGCAGATCTTTGGACATTAAAAAGATATTTAGAAATAGCCAATGAAGAAGGATACAAAAAACAGAAAAAGAAATACGAGAATCTTGTTAAAGAAAAACCGTGGCTAAGTACGGAAAATAAAGGATATGCTCACTATCTCGAATTTTTCGAAAAAAGTCTAGCTTTATTACCTGAAAGCACTTGCATCATCATTGTTTGGACTTATTTCTTTGATACTACTTTTAAACCTCAAAATGAAATTGAAAAAGATTTCCTTAGAACAATAATGCTAAGAATCGAAGATTGTCTAAGAGAACGTGAAGAGTACGGAATAATCATTTATGATGAAGGTCTTTTTAAGGAATTGTCTGCCGTGTATAATGATATCTTTTTTAATCCTAAATACTTTGAGAAGTATTCCCGAATAAAAGATTCAGTAGCATTTGAGGTTTCTAAATATTCTTTTGGACTACAACTTGTTGATTACGTCTCTAATGTGACTTATAATGCTATACGGAATTTTTCTACTTCTAATAAGTTATTTCGAAAATATCTCAAGTCTAAAGTAAGGAGAGTTAAGTCATATTCCATAAGACAGACAGGTTTTGTACCACTGTATGTAAGTAGGTATCATGGTAAAAATAACGAAGGAGAAGAATTAATTGAAAAGGTTATGGAAAGATTAGGTCTAACATAA
- a CDS encoding signal peptidase I → MRNFLESFLAYILFSALILFILLHLLGFKSVVVLTDSMEPGISPFSLVIVSPESDIKIGDVILYEVELSKKKYKVLHRVIDIKEREGQIIYMTKGDNRGYIDAWYVNKEDIIGKLLISVPYVGYVSYYGIHLLSLIYPLVSTYLFYRLLLRIWVKNEA, encoded by the coding sequence ATGAGAAACTTCTTGGAAAGCTTCTTAGCCTATATTCTGTTTTCTGCATTAATACTGTTCATTCTTCTTCACCTGCTTGGATTTAAAAGTGTGGTGGTTTTAACAGATTCCATGGAACCAGGAATAAGTCCCTTTTCCTTAGTGATAGTCTCTCCAGAGAGTGATATTAAGATTGGCGATGTTATTCTTTACGAGGTAGAACTTTCGAAAAAGAAATACAAAGTGCTCCATAGAGTAATAGACATAAAAGAGCGAGAGGGGCAAATTATTTACATGACAAAAGGGGACAACAGAGGGTATATCGACGCTTGGTATGTGAACAAAGAGGATATAATAGGAAAACTCCTCATTTCTGTCCCATATGTTGGGTATGTTTCCTACTATGGTATTCACTTACTGAGTTTAATTTATCCTTTGGTTTCTACATATCTATTTTATAGGTTGCTCCTTCGAATATGGGTTAAAAACGAGGCTTAA
- the hypE gene encoding hydrogenase expression/formation protein HypE yields MKIKLEHGAGGELMGELIKEVILKNVTLNSAGGIGLEALDDGATIPFGDKHLVFTIDGHTVKPLFFPGGDVGRLAVSGTVNDLAVMGAEPLALANSMIIQEGFDGKDFERILKSMDETAQEVPVPIVTGDTKVVEDKIGIFVITAGIGVAERPISDSGAKIGDVVLISGTVGDHGIALMSHREGIGFETELKSDVAPIWEVVKSVAKVIGWEHIHAMKDPTRGGLSNALNEIARKSNVGILVRESDIPVRPEVRAASDMLGINPYEVANEGKVVMIVDREFAEDALEAMRKTKLGRDAVIIGEVTDQYIGRVLLETGIGGKRFLEPPVGDPVPRVC; encoded by the coding sequence ATGAAAATTAAGCTGGAACATGGAGCTGGTGGAGAATTAATGGGGGAGCTCATTAAAGAGGTCATTTTAAAGAATGTAACTCTGAACTCGGCTGGTGGAATCGGGTTAGAGGCTTTGGATGATGGAGCAACAATTCCTTTTGGAGACAAACATTTAGTATTTACCATAGATGGTCACACAGTTAAGCCCCTATTTTTCCCTGGAGGAGACGTGGGAAGACTAGCAGTAAGTGGCACGGTGAATGACTTGGCCGTCATGGGAGCGGAGCCTTTGGCTTTAGCGAATTCAATGATAATTCAGGAAGGGTTTGATGGTAAAGACTTTGAGAGGATCTTAAAATCAATGGATGAAACTGCTCAAGAGGTGCCCGTTCCGATAGTGACTGGAGATACAAAAGTTGTGGAAGATAAAATCGGAATATTTGTAATCACCGCGGGAATTGGAGTAGCTGAAAGACCAATAAGTGATTCAGGGGCAAAAATAGGAGATGTTGTTTTAATAAGTGGTACTGTGGGAGATCACGGGATAGCCTTAATGAGCCATAGAGAGGGCATAGGCTTTGAAACAGAGTTGAAAAGTGATGTGGCACCGATATGGGAAGTTGTAAAGAGCGTTGCAAAAGTTATAGGGTGGGAGCATATCCACGCAATGAAAGATCCCACGAGAGGTGGGCTAAGCAATGCCTTAAATGAGATAGCAAGAAAGAGCAATGTTGGAATTCTTGTAAGGGAGAGTGATATTCCAGTGAGGCCTGAAGTAAGGGCTGCAAGTGATATGCTCGGCATAAACCCCTATGAAGTGGCAAACGAAGGGAAAGTTGTAATGATAGTTGATAGAGAGTTTGCTGAAGATGCATTGGAGGCTATGAGAAAGACCAAACTTGGAAGGGACGCGGTCATAATAGGGGAAGTGACTGATCAATATATTGGAAGGGTCCTTCTTGAGACGGGTATAGGTGGAAAGAGATTCTTGGAGCCACCTGTTGGAGATCCAGTGCCTAGAGTTTGTTGA
- the map gene encoding type II methionyl aminopeptidase → MEEKIEKLVEAGKIAQQVKKEVLDLIKPGASLYEIAEFVEKRIIELGGKPAFPCNLSINEIAAHYTPYIGDKSILNEGDYLKVDLGIHIDGYIADTAFTVRVGMDDDDLIEASKEALENAISVIKAGVRISEIGKVIEETIRGYGFNPIVNLSGHVIEKYKLHTGISIPNIYRPHDNYVLKEGDIVAIEPFATTGAGQVIETPPTLIYMYIRDRPVRLPQARNLLKHVKNNFSTLPFAYRWVQKLMPETQLKLALIQLEKAGALYGYPILKEIRGGLVSQAEHTVVVEKDGVLITT, encoded by the coding sequence GTGGAAGAAAAAATTGAGAAACTAGTTGAGGCGGGAAAAATTGCACAACAAGTAAAAAAAGAGGTTTTAGATCTAATAAAACCTGGAGCTTCTCTTTACGAAATTGCTGAATTCGTAGAAAAGAGAATAATTGAACTTGGTGGAAAGCCTGCTTTTCCCTGTAATCTCTCGATTAATGAGATCGCAGCCCATTACACACCTTATATAGGAGATAAAAGCATTTTAAATGAAGGAGATTATCTTAAAGTAGATTTAGGAATTCACATAGATGGTTACATTGCAGATACGGCGTTCACTGTGAGGGTTGGAATGGATGATGATGACCTTATAGAAGCTTCAAAAGAGGCCCTAGAGAATGCAATAAGCGTCATCAAAGCTGGTGTAAGAATAAGTGAAATTGGAAAAGTTATTGAGGAAACCATCAGGGGGTATGGATTTAATCCAATAGTCAACCTAAGCGGGCACGTTATAGAAAAGTACAAACTCCATACAGGAATTTCAATTCCAAACATTTACAGACCTCACGATAATTATGTACTGAAAGAGGGGGATATTGTAGCCATCGAACCATTCGCAACTACAGGTGCAGGTCAAGTTATCGAGACACCACCTACTTTAATATATATGTATATTAGGGATAGACCAGTGAGATTACCACAGGCGAGAAATCTCTTGAAACATGTTAAAAATAATTTCTCAACTTTACCATTTGCTTATAGATGGGTACAAAAGCTTATGCCTGAGACACAGCTTAAACTGGCACTTATTCAGCTGGAAAAAGCTGGTGCTTTATATGGGTACCCAATCTTAAAGGAGATAAGAGGAGGTCTTGTTTCTCAGGCAGAGCATACAGTGGTAGTAGAAAAAGATGGGGTTTTGATAACTACATGA
- a CDS encoding integrase, giving the protein MFIRAFLVVYFERRGSLAREGGGLEILRFNKMDTSKEAIERIEPHQEEDIFSKALEPSKATPHKIDYERDRKEYIKWIKETTPSMASKYISKLDKYLKGKKANTPAELRKLIESIPPTKSGNPDRHAYNAIRSYINFLVEKGKVKKSESIDFKAVIPNIKSKARPETEKIIKAKDIVNIIKDVKGTKPEIIHARRLFLKLLAFTGLRGKEVLALMNQFNPKVIDETFEAFDLPKEWKKKIAVYDLERVKIPSRKHETKRGYVAVFPIELVDDLITYQKSSYRLTSNSIRKDEMLNNSDKAKDFALFRKFVQNFLNNNVMSKVPNPPADSAHLIEFLQGRAPKSVGGRNYRQNVQNAVRIYYYLIDDLKKALHILEL; this is encoded by the coding sequence ATGTTTATAAGGGCCTTTTTGGTAGTATACTTCGAGCGCCGGGGTAGCCTAGCCAGGGAAGGCGGTGGACTCGAGATACTCCGCTTTAACAAAATGGACACTTCTAAAGAAGCCATTGAAAGAATTGAGCCACACCAAGAGGAAGACATTTTTTCAAAGGCTTTAGAGCCTTCCAAAGCAACACCACATAAAATTGACTATGAAAGAGATAGAAAAGAATACATCAAATGGATAAAAGAAACAACACCATCAATGGCTTCAAAATACATAAGCAAATTAGACAAATACTTGAAAGGCAAAAAAGCCAACACACCAGCAGAACTAAGAAAACTCATTGAATCAATACCACCAACAAAATCTGGAAATCCAGACAGACATGCCTACAATGCAATAAGAAGCTACATCAACTTCTTAGTAGAAAAAGGAAAGGTAAAGAAAAGCGAAAGCATTGATTTCAAAGCCGTAATTCCAAACATCAAAAGCAAAGCAAGACCAGAAACAGAAAAAATAATCAAAGCCAAAGATATTGTGAACATAATCAAAGACGTTAAAGGAACAAAACCAGAAATCATACATGCAAGGCGACTGTTTTTGAAGCTTTTAGCCTTTACTGGATTGAGAGGAAAGGAAGTTTTAGCATTAATGAACCAGTTCAATCCAAAGGTCATTGATGAAACCTTTGAAGCCTTTGACTTGCCAAAAGAATGGAAAAAGAAGATAGCAGTTTATGACTTGGAAAGAGTTAAGATTCCATCAAGAAAGCACGAAACCAAAAGAGGCTATGTTGCCGTCTTTCCAATTGAATTAGTTGATGACTTAATTACATATCAGAAAAGCAGTTATAGATTGACATCAAATTCCATAAGAAAAGATGAAATGCTAAACAATTCAGATAAAGCCAAAGATTTTGCTTTGTTTAGAAAATTCGTTCAAAACTTCTTGAACAATAATGTTATGTCCAAAGTTCCAAATCCACCTGCAGATTCAGCACACTTAATTGAGTTCCTTCAAGGTAGAGCACCAAAAAGCGTTGGTGGTAGAAATTACAGACAAAATGTCCAAAATGCCGTTAGAATCTATTATTACTTAATTGATGATCTAAAGAAAGCTTTACATATTTTAGAACTTTAG
- a CDS encoding TrkH family potassium uptake protein has product MLEVRKYINIADDIFVIRNLIGALLQGIGVAYLIPVLITWVYVEEMKYVYYFVLPGLACILFGAWLARHSEHVEDVNLRQAMISAAFVWLFASLVSVVPFMRIAGMSFIDSYFESMSAWTGTGLTMMRNLESYPRIILFWRAWMQWLGGIGIVLVALTILIRPGVAAARLYKAEARTERILPNLANTSKIIFQIYAVITLLGVYLYYINGMGLFDSVIHSMVGVGTGGMSSHDLSVGFFNSLSIEAITIFLMIMGATNFTVHYKMFKEKSLVPFFRDIQVKYMFFFLSPVVALIGYALTTQNGFSIASSFREAIFHAVSAVTCTGFSITDLSKYPELAKLLIGFLMVVGGGAGSTAGGIKLIRITLTFQTLKWTIQQAILPKGAVIKRKIGEYIFTEEDLQEVLGFTMTYIALLLVGTVWTMVRVGASLADAFFEVASAQGNVGLSVGITSTALPLDMKILLILHMWIGRLEIFSTLVFIFGLALMLPRVAERK; this is encoded by the coding sequence ATGCTAGAAGTCAGAAAATACATCAATATTGCAGATGATATCTTTGTAATAAGAAACTTAATTGGAGCACTTCTTCAAGGTATTGGCGTCGCCTATTTGATCCCTGTCTTGATTACATGGGTTTATGTAGAAGAAATGAAATACGTCTATTACTTTGTCCTTCCTGGGCTTGCATGCATCCTATTTGGAGCATGGCTTGCAAGGCATTCGGAACATGTAGAAGATGTTAACTTAAGACAGGCCATGATATCGGCAGCGTTCGTTTGGCTTTTCGCATCTCTCGTAAGTGTGGTTCCCTTCATGAGGATAGCTGGCATGAGTTTTATAGATTCCTACTTTGAGAGTATGTCTGCTTGGACTGGTACAGGGTTAACAATGATGCGCAACTTGGAAAGTTACCCGCGTATAATACTTTTCTGGAGAGCTTGGATGCAGTGGTTAGGTGGAATTGGAATTGTCCTCGTTGCTCTTACAATTCTCATTCGTCCAGGGGTTGCGGCTGCAAGACTTTACAAAGCCGAGGCAAGGACAGAAAGGATTCTCCCTAACTTAGCAAATACCTCGAAAATAATATTCCAAATTTATGCTGTTATAACACTCTTGGGGGTCTATCTCTATTATATAAATGGAATGGGGCTTTTTGACTCTGTGATACACTCAATGGTAGGAGTTGGAACAGGTGGTATGAGTTCCCATGATCTAAGTGTAGGTTTCTTTAATAGCCTAAGCATAGAGGCCATAACTATCTTCTTGATGATTATGGGTGCCACAAACTTCACGGTTCACTATAAGATGTTTAAGGAGAAATCTCTTGTTCCATTTTTCAGGGATATTCAAGTTAAATACATGTTTTTCTTTTTAAGTCCTGTTGTGGCTTTAATAGGATATGCCCTGACTACTCAAAATGGTTTTTCAATAGCTAGTTCATTTAGGGAAGCAATTTTCCACGCTGTTTCTGCAGTTACTTGTACTGGGTTTTCTATCACCGATTTAAGCAAATATCCAGAGCTGGCTAAACTCCTTATAGGTTTTCTCATGGTTGTTGGTGGAGGTGCTGGAAGTACCGCTGGTGGTATAAAGCTTATCCGTATAACATTAACTTTCCAAACTTTAAAATGGACTATACAGCAGGCAATACTCCCAAAGGGTGCGGTTATTAAAAGGAAAATTGGAGAGTACATATTCACAGAAGAAGACCTCCAAGAAGTTTTGGGTTTTACGATGACTTACATTGCCCTTCTTCTTGTGGGTACAGTATGGACAATGGTTAGGGTTGGTGCAAGTTTGGCAGACGCTTTCTTTGAAGTTGCTTCAGCTCAGGGAAACGTTGGATTGAGTGTGGGAATAACTTCAACAGCCTTGCCTCTTGACATGAAGATACTTCTCATTCTTCACATGTGGATTGGAAGACTTGAAATATTCTCAACTCTGGTCTTTATATTCGGATTGGCCCTTATGCTACCAAGAGTGGCGGAGAGGAAGTAA
- a CDS encoding transglutaminase-like domain-containing protein, whose product MLSEQIDKKQFCPTLSDISDEHIKKVVNKLKGESDKETLANILEWQHRNIEYWKERWISAKFLFIWILVFVVLVILIVLKKLPFLLVFFLAVLFFGIPLFLLFYLLISYTNFYRNEKSLRKRIKKISKKILDTINLLGSVDPCKILEYKQAICRDYARFTASLLLNLYPEVYFAKFFSHVATGVKIDDTIYMIDQKLPICTLDKWLEVWNKEEITLYKLEKISKNGSIELKFSKVGQYPRNKTRNDYEEYLQKLECEINKMFGLNKPLKKGKPVKIKLKNFVQYWENDEIVQYSILRLLKNKIEAELCGNISRLAKIELVQLDKDLTLNIYLE is encoded by the coding sequence ATGTTATCAGAGCAGATAGATAAAAAACAGTTTTGTCCAACTCTCTCTGATATAAGTGATGAACACATAAAAAAGGTGGTAAACAAATTAAAAGGAGAATCTGATAAGGAAACACTTGCAAATATTTTAGAGTGGCAACATCGAAACATTGAATACTGGAAAGAACGATGGATTTCAGCAAAATTTTTGTTTATATGGATACTAGTATTTGTTGTTTTAGTCATCCTCATTGTTCTTAAAAAATTGCCATTTTTGTTAGTGTTTTTCCTTGCAGTATTATTTTTTGGTATTCCATTATTTCTATTGTTTTATTTGTTAATCAGCTACACAAATTTCTATCGGAACGAAAAATCTTTACGAAAACGTATTAAAAAAATATCGAAAAAAATATTGGATACGATTAACTTGCTAGGCAGTGTGGATCCTTGTAAAATTTTGGAATATAAACAGGCAATTTGTAGAGATTATGCCAGATTCACAGCTTCATTACTTCTTAATCTATATCCAGAGGTTTATTTTGCAAAATTCTTTAGTCACGTTGCTACTGGTGTAAAAATTGATGATACAATCTATATGATAGATCAGAAATTGCCAATCTGTACATTAGACAAATGGTTGGAAGTATGGAATAAGGAAGAGATAACTCTATATAAGCTAGAAAAAATTTCCAAGAATGGCTCAATCGAACTTAAGTTTAGTAAAGTTGGACAATATCCAAGAAACAAAACCAGGAATGATTATGAAGAATACCTCCAAAAACTGGAATGTGAGATTAATAAAATGTTTGGATTAAACAAGCCACTGAAAAAAGGAAAACCTGTTAAAATAAAACTAAAGAATTTTGTACAGTACTGGGAAAATGATGAGATAGTTCAATACTCCATACTTAGATTACTTAAAAACAAGATTGAAGCTGAATTATGCGGTAACATTAGTAGATTGGCTAAAATAGAACTTGTTCAACTAGATAAAGATCTTACTTTAAACATTTACCTAGAATAG